The following proteins are co-located in the Fodinibius salicampi genome:
- a CDS encoding AMP nucleosidase: MANQFEFETKEVTSKEELHDRMVEACNAMEAIYKNGDYPQVFVKRSWSKHNPIITGEMAKPEAYRWYLLRELKKLGRKGAVIKVLPSRERLPLNDPELLDNTDEDDWDITQKKLFLFSPERIEISLNRLQHYTGTDPKDFQRYILFTNYDMHIEVFLDKFPDCVKPSREGVQMPAYHHKLDDNKGVSLVNIGVGPSNAKTITDHIAVLRPDAMLMVGHCGGLRNHQEIGDFVLATGFMRNDGVLDDILPLNIPITPNYLLNVYLKEVLDKYDRNHRMGTIFTTANRNWEFIKRRTVEQIHMSRSIAVDMESATVATNGYRYRIPNATLLCVSDKPLHGKPKLSDEAQEFYEDSKQLHLEVVLEALNICKENYPEGLPNASIRAMNEPLMGGPDEE, from the coding sequence ATGGCAAATCAGTTTGAATTTGAAACAAAAGAAGTTACCTCAAAAGAAGAACTCCACGATCGTATGGTGGAGGCTTGCAACGCGATGGAAGCAATTTACAAAAATGGTGACTATCCCCAAGTATTTGTTAAACGATCGTGGTCAAAACATAATCCTATTATCACCGGAGAAATGGCGAAGCCCGAAGCCTATCGCTGGTATCTGCTTCGTGAACTAAAAAAGCTGGGTAGAAAAGGTGCTGTTATTAAAGTTTTACCTTCTCGTGAACGACTGCCCCTGAATGATCCCGAACTTCTGGATAACACCGACGAGGACGATTGGGATATTACGCAAAAGAAACTTTTCCTTTTTAGTCCCGAACGCATCGAGATCTCTCTCAATCGCCTTCAGCACTACACTGGCACCGATCCAAAAGACTTCCAGCGATATATTCTCTTCACCAATTATGACATGCATATTGAGGTTTTTCTCGACAAATTCCCTGACTGCGTGAAACCGTCTAGGGAGGGGGTACAAATGCCCGCTTACCACCATAAACTGGACGACAACAAAGGCGTGTCTCTTGTCAATATTGGCGTGGGTCCCTCTAATGCAAAAACCATCACCGATCATATTGCTGTACTACGTCCGGATGCTATGCTAATGGTTGGTCACTGCGGTGGCCTGCGTAATCATCAGGAAATCGGGGACTTTGTTCTTGCAACCGGATTTATGCGCAATGACGGAGTACTGGATGATATCCTTCCGCTTAATATTCCCATTACCCCCAATTACCTGTTAAATGTGTACCTGAAAGAAGTACTCGACAAATATGATCGCAATCACCGGATGGGCACCATATTTACAACGGCTAACCGCAATTGGGAATTCATCAAACGCCGTACCGTCGAACAGATTCATATGAGCCGTAGCATTGCCGTAGATATGGAATCAGCCACTGTTGCTACCAACGGCTATCGCTATCGCATCCCCAATGCTACCCTCCTTTGTGTAAGCGATAAACCGCTGCACGGTAAGCCAAAGCTCAGTGACGAGGCGCAGGAATTTTACGAGGATTCCAAGCAACTCCATCTGGAAGTTGTACTTGAAGCGCTTAACATCTGCAAAGAAAACTATCCCGAAGGTCTCCCCAATGCCAGCATCCGGGCTATGAACGAACCCCTGATGGGTGGCCCGGATGAAGAATAA
- a CDS encoding carbohydrate binding family 9 domain-containing protein — MDTTMQVRPLQIENDFNITAGLENQAWDKAPSVFIEHQVQPNDNAPAPVETEVKVLYSQHNLYIGFICKDPNPRGIRANITDRDNSFQDDFIGVFIDPFNNNQQAYELFVNPLGIQMDGMRTGNSEDMNFDMLWSSEAHITDFGYTAVMKIPFKSLNFPKREVQDWSVQFLRNYPRSNRYQLTWSDVKLSNSCLLCQNGLLTGMEGIENSNTVELLPYGMSYQSSELNTPDDPSSGLDHGPLEGRIGGSVMYSPTSTTSLNAVLNPDFSQVETDAAQIGANETFALYYPEKRPFFMKGSDLFSTSEDLFYSRMINHPIAAGKVTHQSSSYSVAFLTAYDRDTPFIVPGRYGSSLIRSEKDSYSNVLRGKYSFGSESYVGGLLTTRNQQDGENYVGSIDWNFRLTDQYYFSGQAAYSDTKELSDTTLFDETRNFGQSSHDAAFNGEQFGGSLISTEFSREAKYYDFSLEYSAYSPTFQTQAGFINQTDRREFEASQSLSYYPNTRLLSQGRLSVSGTWRYDFDGQFQERYIFTRLSNSFGGQTNLAISFLPLNDERFRGRLFTKMNRVMINARTNPLDALSFQGHVGFGKDIYRSRNPEMGKGYNISASSTIKPTSRLELNLSYDYSTLSSYDDDQSFYSGDIFRMTGRYNFTEKLFARLITQYNSFDEQIQVYPLVYYKANPFTKFYIGMTDYMNHFDQPGPNGFNGYKETDRQFFVKFQYLIRS, encoded by the coding sequence ATGGATACTACGATGCAAGTTCGTCCGCTTCAAATTGAAAATGATTTTAATATAACTGCAGGATTGGAAAACCAGGCATGGGACAAAGCCCCGTCGGTATTTATTGAGCATCAGGTACAACCCAATGATAACGCCCCCGCTCCGGTAGAAACTGAAGTTAAAGTATTATACAGTCAGCATAATTTGTATATCGGTTTTATTTGTAAGGACCCCAATCCCAGGGGCATAAGAGCTAATATCACTGACAGGGACAATAGTTTCCAGGATGATTTCATAGGTGTTTTTATAGATCCCTTTAATAATAATCAGCAGGCGTATGAACTCTTTGTAAATCCACTGGGAATACAGATGGATGGCATGCGAACCGGAAACAGTGAGGATATGAATTTTGATATGCTGTGGAGTTCGGAGGCTCATATAACGGATTTTGGATATACGGCCGTAATGAAAATCCCATTCAAAAGTCTCAATTTTCCCAAGCGTGAAGTTCAGGATTGGTCTGTACAGTTTCTTCGCAACTATCCGAGAAGTAATCGCTACCAGTTAACATGGAGTGATGTTAAGCTCAGTAATTCATGCCTATTGTGCCAGAACGGGCTTTTGACAGGCATGGAAGGAATAGAAAACAGTAATACCGTTGAGTTGCTTCCCTATGGAATGAGTTACCAAAGCAGTGAACTCAATACTCCCGATGATCCTTCTTCTGGTCTGGATCATGGTCCGCTTGAAGGCCGTATTGGCGGGAGCGTAATGTACTCACCAACCTCAACTACCTCATTGAATGCCGTTCTAAATCCTGATTTTAGTCAGGTAGAAACGGATGCTGCACAGATTGGAGCCAATGAAACATTTGCGCTGTACTATCCCGAAAAACGGCCCTTTTTTATGAAGGGAAGTGATCTGTTTAGTACCTCGGAAGATCTTTTTTATTCCCGAATGATTAACCATCCTATCGCAGCTGGTAAGGTTACCCATCAGTCGAGTAGTTACAGTGTGGCTTTTTTAACAGCCTATGATCGTGATACTCCCTTTATAGTACCGGGTCGCTATGGAAGTTCGCTCATTCGTTCAGAAAAAGACTCCTACAGTAATGTACTGCGGGGAAAATACAGTTTTGGGTCAGAATCATATGTTGGTGGTTTATTAACGACCCGAAACCAACAAGACGGTGAAAATTATGTAGGCAGTATCGACTGGAACTTTCGGCTGACTGATCAGTATTATTTTAGCGGTCAGGCGGCTTATTCTGATACGAAGGAGCTAAGTGATACCACCCTGTTCGATGAGACAAGAAACTTTGGACAGAGTTCTCATGACGCTGCTTTTAACGGTGAGCAGTTCGGCGGTTCATTGATCAGTACGGAGTTTTCGCGAGAAGCAAAGTATTATGACTTTTCACTGGAATACTCCGCCTATTCACCGACATTTCAAACTCAGGCCGGCTTCATTAATCAGACAGACCGCAGGGAGTTTGAAGCAAGTCAGAGTCTCTCTTATTATCCGAATACAAGACTCTTATCGCAGGGAAGATTGAGTGTGAGCGGAACATGGCGTTATGATTTTGACGGGCAGTTCCAGGAGCGATATATTTTTACTCGGCTTAGTAACAGCTTCGGCGGTCAGACCAATTTAGCGATCAGTTTTTTGCCTCTTAATGATGAACGATTTCGAGGAAGGCTTTTTACAAAAATGAATCGTGTAATGATTAATGCACGAACAAATCCGCTTGATGCACTCTCTTTTCAGGGTCATGTTGGTTTCGGAAAAGATATTTATCGATCGCGCAATCCTGAAATGGGGAAAGGCTATAATATTTCAGCTAGTTCTACAATTAAGCCTACCAGTCGGTTGGAATTAAACTTAAGCTATGATTATTCAACGCTCTCTTCGTATGACGATGACCAGAGCTTCTACAGTGGTGATATTTTTCGCATGACTGGTCGATATAATTTTACTGAGAAGCTTTTTGCAAGATTAATTACTCAATACAATTCTTTTGACGAACAGATCCAGGTATATCCGTTGGTTTATTATAAAGCCAATCCGTTTACCAAGTTCTATATAGGGATGACGGATTATATGAATCATTTTGACCAGCCCGGACCCAATGGATTTAACGGGTATAAAGAAACGGACCGTCAGTTTTTCGTTAAGTTTCAGTATTTGATTCGGAGTTAA
- the radC gene encoding RadC family protein: MPDQEQFEAENFLKRTVKEMSPDEQPREKLMNYGGESLSDAELLAILLRTGSQKMNVIQMAQALLDHFDGLRYLARKSWQDLKVIPGMGKVKSLTLEAVFELSRRIQMASLGEQVQITSPEDAVSYFGPKLRDLTKEVFIVAFLNNAKIVMGYKKISSGGSTATIVDPAEVMRQAVMNEANSILLLHNHPSGQNKESKADIQLTKRIAKSGKLLGIPVDDHIIIAGDGYTSFRAKGLLN; encoded by the coding sequence ATGCCTGACCAAGAACAATTCGAGGCCGAAAATTTTTTAAAGCGAACTGTAAAAGAGATGAGTCCTGATGAACAACCACGGGAGAAGCTCATGAACTATGGAGGAGAAAGCCTTTCAGATGCTGAACTCCTGGCTATTCTGCTGCGTACCGGCAGTCAAAAGATGAATGTTATCCAAATGGCCCAGGCCCTGCTCGATCATTTTGATGGCCTACGCTATCTGGCCCGCAAAAGCTGGCAGGATCTTAAAGTAATTCCCGGGATGGGTAAAGTAAAATCACTCACCCTTGAAGCAGTATTTGAACTTTCCCGACGCATTCAGATGGCTAGCCTCGGCGAGCAAGTACAAATCACCTCTCCGGAAGATGCCGTTTCCTATTTTGGTCCCAAATTACGCGATCTGACCAAAGAGGTATTCATCGTCGCCTTTCTGAATAACGCCAAAATAGTGATGGGCTATAAGAAAATAAGCTCCGGCGGCTCCACCGCTACCATAGTCGATCCAGCTGAAGTTATGCGTCAGGCCGTCATGAATGAGGCAAACAGCATTTTACTGCTCCACAATCATCCCAGCGGGCAGAATAAAGAATCCAAAGCCGATATACAGCTCACCAAGCGAATTGCCAAGTCGGGCAAACTGCTGGGCATTCCGGTGGATGATCACATCATCATCGCCGGCGATGGCTATACTAGTTTTAGGGCTAAAGGGCTTCTCAATTAA
- a CDS encoding four helix bundle protein: protein MKRENIVQKKSYDFALRIIHLYQLIIEGSKEYILAKQVLKSGTSIGANIEEAIGAQSRKDFKAKLSISYKKPGNPLLTSNTSDSKIIEDQLSQSLINDCEELLKIIGSIIKTLKNSHS from the coding sequence ATGAAACGGGAAAATATAGTACAGAAAAAAAGCTATGACTTTGCACTGCGTATCATCCATTTATATCAATTAATCATCGAGGGTTCAAAAGAATATATACTGGCTAAACAAGTACTAAAAAGTGGTACTTCAATTGGTGCCAATATTGAAGAAGCTATAGGAGCCCAAAGCAGAAAAGACTTCAAAGCTAAACTCTCAATTTCCTATAAAAAACCGGGGAACCCATTACTAACTTCGAATACTTCGGACTCTAAAATCATCGAAGACCAACTTTCACAATCACTGATTAATGATTGTGAGGAGTTGCTGAAGATAATTGGCTCAATAATAAAAACTCTAAAAAATTCTCATTCCTAA